A region of Treponema sp. J25 DNA encodes the following proteins:
- a CDS encoding HD domain-containing phosphohydrolase → MGKKASLEAIIRIDSQLNQIRDADLLLERILFEARQVVGADAGSIYVKEGEMLQIRYAQNDTKQRELPPGTKLLYSVVKIPINEQSIAGFCALHKKVVNVEDAYAIPSNAPYSFNSSYDRLVGYRTRSILAVPLVTPEKKLLGVIQVINKKIKENAVGRFTQKDELFISHFANNATVALERALMTRTMLLRMILMAELRDPKETGAHVNRVAGYAVEIYERWAFRHNVAKQEREKYKDILRIAAMLHDVGKVAISDVILKKPGPLTPEEYRIMQSHTVYGAHLFDDPQSDLDLVARDIALTHHENWDGSGYPGWSAIPEPAAGALETEGEQQRSGGRKGEGIPLAGRIVAVADVFDALISRRVYKEAWDEEKVYEEIRRLSGTKFDPEIVECFFEALPHIQQVRQLYPDAS, encoded by the coding sequence ATGGGAAAAAAAGCAAGCCTTGAAGCAATTATCCGCATCGATTCTCAGTTGAATCAGATCCGTGACGCGGACCTGTTGCTGGAACGGATCCTTTTTGAGGCCCGGCAGGTGGTAGGGGCCGATGCGGGCTCGATTTATGTAAAAGAAGGAGAGATGCTGCAAATCCGGTATGCCCAGAATGACACAAAACAAAGGGAATTGCCGCCTGGTACTAAGTTGCTGTATTCGGTGGTGAAGATCCCTATCAATGAACAGTCCATTGCGGGTTTTTGTGCACTTCATAAAAAAGTGGTAAATGTGGAAGATGCCTATGCCATTCCTTCCAATGCGCCCTATTCTTTTAATTCAAGTTATGATCGCCTTGTGGGGTACCGAACCCGTTCGATTCTTGCGGTTCCCCTCGTAACCCCCGAAAAAAAACTCCTGGGGGTAATCCAGGTAATCAATAAAAAGATAAAGGAAAATGCGGTAGGGCGTTTTACCCAAAAGGATGAGCTTTTTATTTCTCATTTTGCAAATAACGCCACGGTGGCCCTGGAGCGGGCCCTCATGACAAGGACCATGCTTCTCAGGATGATTCTTATGGCGGAGCTTCGGGACCCTAAAGAAACGGGGGCCCATGTTAATCGGGTTGCAGGATATGCGGTCGAAATCTACGAGCGCTGGGCCTTTCGTCATAACGTAGCAAAGCAAGAACGGGAAAAATACAAGGATATTCTCCGTATCGCCGCGATGCTCCATGATGTGGGGAAGGTAGCTATCTCTGATGTAATCTTAAAAAAACCTGGTCCCCTTACCCCAGAAGAGTATAGGATTATGCAGAGTCATACTGTCTATGGGGCCCATCTTTTTGATGATCCCCAATCGGACCTGGACCTGGTGGCCCGCGATATTGCCCTTACCCATCATGAAAACTGGGATGGTTCGGGGTATCCCGGCTGGAGTGCTATTCCAGAGCCGGCTGCTGGCGCTTTAGAAACAGAAGGGGAACAACAACGCTCTGGAGGAAGAAAAGGGGAAGGAATACCCCTGGCCGGACGAATTGTGGCGGTGGCCGATGTCTTTGATGCCCTTATTTCTCGCCGGGTATATAAGGAAGCCTGGGATGAGGAAAAGGTGTATGAAGAAATTCGACGTCTTTCGGGTACAAAGTTCGATCCTGAAATAGTGGAATGTTTTTTTGAAGCCCTTCCTCATATTCAACAGGTGCGACAACTGTACCCTGATGCATCATAA
- the manA gene encoding mannose-6-phosphate isomerase, class I, with protein MEHLLFLQNQIQTYPWGSRFWIPHMLRLPTPSDTPMAELWMGAHPKAPSLAVTKAQGPVPLTKLIEENPEWYVGKELAKEGATFPFLFKLLAAEQPLSIQVHPSKAQAEEGFARENQEGIPLDAANRNYKDDNHKPEIIAALSPFRALCGFRWEEEITTLFSWLEMPPLLPAIKALQERKSYTAFLQALFTISPETVQDILRELHTRTLPSLTQKVPAYQKEWETVQSFINLYPRDITVLAPLYLNLIDLEAGQALFLPSGILHAYVHGFGVELMANSDNVLRGGLTTKHMDPRELLRILENRPYDPPLLSPSPARDQKGSLLFYPSKAKEFRLGLVTGNLNNTELPAGLPLIICVVDGTMELKSDKERLVLHQGESAFVAATAQEPNVTGTGKAFFAMPNREFL; from the coding sequence ATGGAACACCTACTCTTCTTGCAAAACCAAATCCAGACCTATCCATGGGGCTCCCGTTTCTGGATACCTCACATGCTTCGTCTCCCAACCCCATCGGACACGCCCATGGCAGAACTGTGGATGGGAGCCCACCCGAAGGCCCCTTCTCTTGCGGTAACTAAGGCCCAAGGACCTGTACCCCTTACCAAGCTCATTGAAGAAAACCCGGAATGGTATGTGGGGAAGGAACTTGCGAAAGAAGGGGCCACCTTCCCTTTCTTGTTTAAGCTCCTTGCGGCAGAACAGCCCCTTTCCATTCAAGTACACCCTTCAAAAGCCCAAGCGGAAGAAGGGTTTGCTCGAGAAAACCAGGAAGGCATCCCCTTAGATGCGGCCAACCGAAATTATAAAGATGATAATCATAAACCGGAAATTATCGCCGCCCTCTCACCCTTTCGAGCCCTCTGCGGATTTCGATGGGAAGAGGAAATTACGACCCTTTTTTCGTGGCTCGAAATGCCACCCCTCCTTCCTGCGATAAAAGCCCTACAGGAAAGAAAAAGCTATACCGCTTTTTTACAAGCCCTGTTCACCATTTCGCCGGAAACAGTTCAAGACATTCTCCGGGAACTGCACACGAGGACCCTTCCTTCCCTGACCCAAAAGGTACCGGCGTACCAAAAGGAATGGGAAACCGTACAATCCTTTATCAATCTCTATCCCCGGGATATCACCGTCCTTGCTCCGCTGTACCTTAATCTCATCGACCTTGAGGCAGGACAGGCCCTTTTCTTACCTTCAGGGATTCTCCATGCCTATGTTCATGGATTTGGGGTTGAACTCATGGCTAACTCGGATAATGTACTGCGGGGTGGGCTTACCACAAAACATATGGACCCGAGAGAACTGCTCCGGATTCTGGAGAACCGGCCTTATGATCCTCCCCTTCTTTCTCCCTCTCCCGCCAGAGATCAGAAAGGATCCCTTTTATTTTATCCAAGTAAGGCAAAGGAATTTCGATTAGGCCTTGTTACCGGGAACCTTAATAACACGGAACTTCCTGCGGGGCTTCCTCTTATTATATGTGTGGTGGACGGCACAATGGAACTTAAGAGTGATAAAGAACGTCTGGTTCTTCATCAAGGGGAGTCGGCCTTTGTTGCTGCCACTGCTCAGGAACCGAACGTAACGGGAACAGGTAAAGCCTTTTTCGCTATGCCCAATAGGGAGTTTTTATGA
- the infC gene encoding translation initiation factor IF-3 yields MSEKDLRINEQIRVREVRLIGEDGEQKGIVPTQEALRMAQELGLDLVEVAPQANPPVCKILNYGKFKFENEKKIRDSKKKQKQLKVKEIRMQPKIDEHDLAFKSKHIREFLAEGNKVKVTVRFRGRELAHTELGLDVLKDVLQRIEGDYVMDKPPAMEGRFMSMVLSPKSKK; encoded by the coding sequence TTGTCGGAAAAGGATTTACGGATCAACGAACAGATCCGGGTACGCGAGGTTCGTTTAATTGGAGAAGATGGAGAGCAAAAGGGTATTGTTCCAACCCAAGAGGCTCTTCGCATGGCCCAGGAACTGGGATTAGACCTGGTGGAAGTTGCCCCCCAGGCAAATCCGCCGGTTTGTAAAATCCTGAATTATGGCAAGTTTAAGTTCGAAAACGAAAAGAAAATTCGGGATTCGAAGAAAAAACAAAAACAGTTAAAGGTAAAGGAAATCCGGATGCAGCCCAAGATCGATGAACATGATCTGGCTTTTAAATCAAAGCATATCCGGGAATTCCTTGCAGAAGGGAACAAGGTAAAGGTTACTGTCCGTTTCCGGGGACGGGAACTTGCCCATACTGAACTTGGGTTGGATGTCCTTAAGGACGTTCTACAACGGATTGAAGGGGACTATGTGATGGATAAACCTCCCGCAATGGAGGGGCGATTCATGTCCATGGTCTTAAGCCCGAAATCCAAAAAATAA
- a CDS encoding class II fructose-bisphosphate aldolase, whose product MISYKELGLVNTVELFKKAMAGGYAIPAYNFNNMEQLQAIIQACVETRSPVILQVSAGARKYANQTLLRHMARGAVEYAHELGYDIPIVLHLDHGDSFELCKDCIESGFSSVMIDGSHLPYDENVALTKKVCEFAHSRKDYVSVEGELGVLAGVEDDVSSEHSHYTRPEEVEDFVKKTGVDSLAISIGTSHGRTKFKPEQCTRDANGILIPPPLRFDILEEIEKRIPGFPIVLHGSSSVPIEYVRMIEQYGGVMKDSVGIPEDQLRRAAKSAVCKINIDSDGRLAMTAIIRKVFAEKPDEFDPRKYLGPARDELKKLYMHKNINVLGSAGKA is encoded by the coding sequence ATGATCAGCTATAAAGAGTTAGGGCTCGTGAACACCGTTGAACTGTTCAAGAAAGCCATGGCCGGTGGATACGCAATTCCCGCCTACAATTTTAATAATATGGAACAGCTCCAGGCTATTATTCAGGCCTGCGTTGAGACCCGGTCACCGGTCATCCTCCAAGTCTCGGCAGGAGCCCGGAAATATGCAAACCAGACCCTGCTCCGCCACATGGCCCGGGGGGCTGTCGAGTACGCCCATGAGTTAGGGTATGATATTCCTATCGTATTACATCTTGACCACGGGGACAGCTTTGAACTTTGCAAAGATTGTATCGAGTCGGGCTTCTCTTCAGTGATGATTGATGGTTCCCATTTACCCTACGACGAAAACGTAGCCCTTACTAAAAAGGTCTGCGAATTTGCCCATTCTCGAAAAGATTATGTATCGGTAGAGGGGGAACTAGGGGTTCTGGCAGGCGTGGAGGATGATGTCTCCTCAGAACACAGCCACTATACTCGACCCGAAGAAGTAGAGGACTTTGTAAAAAAGACGGGCGTCGATTCCCTTGCCATTTCTATCGGGACCAGCCATGGGCGCACCAAATTTAAGCCCGAACAGTGCACCCGGGACGCAAATGGGATTCTTATTCCGCCACCCCTGCGCTTTGACATTCTAGAGGAAATCGAAAAGCGAATTCCCGGCTTCCCCATCGTCCTCCACGGGTCTTCTTCCGTACCAATCGAGTATGTCCGGATGATTGAACAATATGGTGGGGTAATGAAAGATTCGGTGGGTATCCCGGAAGATCAGCTGCGGCGGGCTGCAAAGAGCGCGGTATGCAAGATCAATATCGATTCCGATGGACGCCTCGCCATGACCGCCATTATCCGAAAGGTTTTCGCAGAAAAACCCGACGAATTCGATCCCCGCAAATACCTGGGCCCCGCCCGGGACGAACTCAAAAAGCTCTATATGCACAAGAATATTAACGTCCTCGGTTCTGCAGGAAAAGCATAA
- the rplT gene encoding 50S ribosomal protein L20 → MSRAVDGSKRKNHRKKILKLAKGYWGRRHSNYKAAKDAVTKALFYAYRDRRDRKGDFRRLWIIRINAACQAEGISYSRFINGLAKAGVTLDRKALAYLAVQDKEAFKAVVAKAKSALGE, encoded by the coding sequence ATGTCACGAGCAGTCGATGGAAGCAAACGAAAGAATCATCGGAAGAAAATCCTCAAACTAGCAAAGGGCTATTGGGGTCGTCGTCATTCTAACTACAAAGCCGCTAAAGATGCGGTAACAAAGGCCCTGTTCTATGCATACCGGGATCGGCGGGACCGAAAAGGGGATTTCCGACGGCTCTGGATCATCCGAATCAATGCGGCCTGTCAGGCAGAGGGGATTTCCTATTCCCGTTTCATTAACGGTTTAGCTAAAGCAGGGGTTACCCTGGACCGAAAGGCCCTGGCCTATCTGGCAGTCCAGGACAAAGAGGCATTCAAAGCGGTGGTAGCCAAAGCAAAAAGCGCTCTGGGAGAATAA
- the zapA gene encoding cell division protein ZapA: MSKERFRIDMLGTSFVISVDEDPLYLNALLTRYQSVLDSVEKNTGVTDPLKQSIIAGLLLCDELEKTQRKLNQHLHKESAELEKAASIVTDLIERIEATLGKT; encoded by the coding sequence ATGTCCAAAGAACGGTTTCGGATCGATATGCTCGGAACCTCCTTTGTTATTTCCGTAGATGAAGATCCATTATATCTTAACGCCCTCTTAACCCGGTATCAATCAGTTCTTGATTCGGTGGAAAAAAACACGGGAGTAACGGATCCCCTGAAACAATCGATTATTGCGGGGCTTCTTCTCTGCGACGAGTTGGAAAAGACACAGAGAAAACTGAATCAGCACTTACATAAAGAAAGCGCAGAACTCGAAAAGGCCGCCTCTATTGTAACGGATCTTATCGAACGGATCGAAGCGACCCTTGGGAAAACCTAA
- a CDS encoding pyridoxamine 5'-phosphate oxidase family protein, which yields MEVGEAIVRLRRLVEASHVGLFTTIDRRNYPRSRWMTPVIFSERPQLLYALTDPRSKKIEDLSVHKQVEWTFQSTVLNEVISLYGTATVIADPALRERIIVEIGNYLPVFWRSFNSEQIHNLVIIETEIEGISCFYPFKNERFSHHFG from the coding sequence ATGGAAGTAGGTGAGGCGATTGTGCGACTTCGCAGGCTGGTAGAAGCAAGTCATGTGGGCCTGTTTACTACCATAGATCGTCGGAACTATCCCCGAAGTCGTTGGATGACCCCGGTTATTTTTTCTGAGCGGCCTCAACTTCTCTATGCCCTTACAGATCCTCGTTCAAAGAAAATAGAGGATCTCTCTGTTCATAAACAGGTAGAATGGACCTTTCAGAGTACCGTGCTTAATGAGGTAATTTCTTTATATGGCACTGCTACGGTGATTGCTGATCCTGCTCTACGGGAACGAATTATCGTCGAAATAGGTAATTATTTGCCTGTTTTCTGGCGTTCCTTTAATAGCGAACAGATACATAACCTGGTAATCATCGAAACCGAAATAGAAGGTATTTCCTGTTTTTATCCTTTTAAGAACGAGCGGTTTTCCCACCACTTTGGGTGA
- a CDS encoding flagellar filament outer layer protein FlaA — protein sequence MKRSIVLISLIVVAGFLFSQELGTPNPEKVGIESAQQKLKEVSVDKFEQDGFWVPYMSSDDGFVTVRLFEGNPAGKVPLEEEKNLNIPDKYVLGVRVDFLRRAYSHFYIRPLRPIPIEGITKTISVWVVGRNYNHVLKVVLQDFFGREYELYMGRLNFQGWKKLTVAIPPQSPDGKSGIVQRDYHYNSKMGLKIIGFKVECDPMEAYGSYYIYFDDLRAVTDLFAEENRDPDDMVDTW from the coding sequence ATGAAACGAAGTATAGTTCTAATATCTTTAATAGTAGTGGCCGGTTTCCTCTTTTCTCAAGAATTGGGAACCCCCAATCCAGAAAAGGTAGGAATTGAAAGTGCCCAGCAAAAATTAAAGGAAGTTTCGGTTGATAAATTTGAACAGGATGGCTTCTGGGTCCCTTACATGTCCAGCGATGACGGCTTTGTAACGGTGCGCCTCTTTGAAGGGAACCCCGCCGGGAAAGTGCCGCTGGAAGAAGAAAAGAACCTCAATATCCCTGATAAATATGTCCTTGGTGTGCGGGTTGATTTTTTGCGGCGGGCCTATTCCCATTTCTATATACGTCCTTTACGGCCTATTCCTATCGAAGGAATCACCAAAACGATTTCGGTATGGGTGGTTGGACGGAATTATAACCATGTGCTCAAAGTGGTATTGCAGGATTTCTTTGGTCGGGAATATGAACTCTACATGGGTCGCCTTAATTTCCAGGGGTGGAAAAAGCTGACTGTGGCTATTCCCCCTCAGTCTCCTGATGGGAAGAGTGGAATTGTCCAGAGGGATTATCACTATAATAGTAAAATGGGCCTCAAGATTATTGGGTTTAAGGTTGAATGCGATCCCATGGAAGCCTACGGGAGCTATTATATCTACTTTGATGATCTGCGGGCAGTGACGGATCTCTTTGCAGAAGAAAATCGGGATCCCGACGATATGGTTGATACCTGGTAA
- the rsmH gene encoding 16S rRNA (cytosine(1402)-N(4))-methyltransferase RsmH, whose protein sequence is MEERVEPGDLYTHIPVLLEETLEYLAPPAREALLVDATLGEGGHSVAFLSRFPLLQVIGVEVDERILARARERLLPFEGRIQLYHGWSHDFFASYPPSFARPDRILIDLGISVFHYEKSGGGFSFRKDEPLDMRLDPTNSVRAADLVNTLSEGDLANLIYRNSEERFSRPIARAIVQERRRAPIQSTLVLADIVARAVPPSYRYGAIHPATKTFQALRIEVNGELSRLELLLERAFRVLNKGGRMGVITFHSLEDRIVKNFFREKNKDCICPAEAPICTCRGKRLLSLVTRKPIVPGEREIQYNPPSRSAKFRVVEKLADEDVAV, encoded by the coding sequence GTGGAGGAAAGGGTAGAACCGGGGGATCTCTATACGCATATTCCCGTGCTCCTGGAAGAAACGTTGGAATATCTCGCTCCTCCCGCCAGAGAAGCCCTTCTGGTGGACGCCACGTTAGGAGAAGGGGGACACAGTGTGGCCTTCTTATCTCGTTTTCCCTTGTTACAGGTAATAGGGGTAGAAGTGGATGAACGTATTTTAGCGCGAGCCAGGGAACGGCTTCTTCCTTTTGAGGGACGGATCCAGTTGTATCATGGCTGGTCCCATGATTTTTTTGCTTCCTATCCCCCCTCTTTTGCTCGCCCCGATCGTATCTTAATCGATCTGGGTATCAGTGTGTTTCACTATGAAAAGAGCGGGGGAGGTTTTAGTTTCCGTAAAGATGAGCCCCTTGATATGCGACTGGATCCGACGAACTCCGTCCGGGCGGCGGATCTGGTGAATACTCTTTCAGAAGGGGACCTCGCAAATCTTATCTATCGCAATTCGGAAGAACGGTTTTCCCGTCCTATTGCTCGCGCCATCGTCCAGGAGAGAAGGCGGGCACCCATTCAATCTACCCTGGTACTGGCTGATATTGTTGCCCGGGCCGTTCCTCCGTCGTATCGCTATGGAGCCATACACCCGGCCACAAAGACGTTCCAGGCCCTCCGGATCGAAGTAAATGGTGAACTGTCTCGGCTGGAACTGCTTTTGGAACGGGCCTTTCGAGTGTTAAACAAAGGCGGACGGATGGGGGTGATTACCTTTCATTCCCTGGAAGATCGAATAGTGAAAAATTTTTTTCGCGAAAAAAACAAGGACTGCATCTGTCCTGCAGAGGCGCCGATATGTACATGTAGGGGGAAACGACTTCTTTCTCTGGTGACGCGAAAACCTATTGTTCCTGGCGAACGGGAAATACAGTATAATCCCCCTTCTCGGAGCGCGAAATTCCGGGTTGTAGAAAAACTGGCAGATGAGGATGTGGCGGTATGA
- the rpmI gene encoding 50S ribosomal protein L35, with translation MPKMKTKKSAAKRFTFTASGKVKYKKQNLRHILTKKTSKRKRNLRHAGILSSDNVPVIRKKLLPYG, from the coding sequence ATGCCGAAGATGAAGACCAAGAAAAGCGCCGCGAAGCGTTTTACCTTCACCGCCAGCGGAAAGGTAAAGTATAAAAAACAGAATTTGCGGCATATTTTGACGAAAAAAACCAGCAAACGGAAGCGGAATCTCCGCCATGCGGGCATCCTGTCGAGCGACAATGTACCCGTTATCAGAAAGAAATTATTGCCCTACGGGTAA
- a CDS encoding cell division protein ZapB yields the protein MITLEQVSLLETRVSKVIETLKTLRAENAGLQAENRRLQQQLEGYEKRVTELERLVQQFKEDQGKIEATILSALARLNQFEDVLETELSKTASPAEKKSEGVGVGLSSTAPLPQDERKGGNVPFASPVAGTGERPYSSPKLSNNDTEKEPQPIDEIDAALAAQEQAALEATRQKTTSFSSNELDIF from the coding sequence ATGATTACCCTCGAGCAGGTTTCCCTGTTAGAAACCCGGGTTTCCAAGGTGATCGAAACCCTGAAGACCCTGCGGGCAGAAAATGCGGGGCTTCAGGCTGAAAACCGGCGGTTGCAACAGCAACTGGAAGGGTACGAAAAACGGGTAACCGAGCTCGAGCGGCTTGTGCAACAATTTAAAGAAGATCAGGGTAAAATTGAGGCCACCATTCTGTCTGCTCTGGCTCGTCTTAATCAATTTGAAGACGTGCTCGAAACAGAATTATCCAAAACAGCCTCTCCTGCTGAAAAAAAGAGCGAGGGGGTTGGCGTAGGCCTTTCTTCGACAGCCCCTTTACCTCAAGATGAAAGAAAAGGGGGGAACGTACCTTTTGCATCACCGGTAGCGGGGACAGGAGAACGACCGTATTCCTCACCGAAACTTTCAAACAACGATACAGAAAAGGAACCGCAGCCTATCGACGAGATTGACGCAGCCCTCGCAGCACAAGAGCAGGCTGCCCTTGAAGCAACCCGCCAAAAAACGACTTCCTTTTCTTCGAACGAATTGGATATCTTTTAA
- a CDS encoding DUF188 domain-containing protein has product MKILVDADSCPRLAREFLVRTMQRRKVTGIFAANRSIPGIIGPHLRMEVCPPQEGAADDRLVELAEPGDIVISRDIPLASRLIEKDVTVLDDRGRRYSKENIRELLSIRDFTVQLASDGIEIERRPQYGRRELKQLADALDRELAKHKASHDASS; this is encoded by the coding sequence ATGAAAATTCTTGTGGATGCAGATTCCTGTCCTCGCTTAGCCCGGGAATTCCTTGTAAGAACCATGCAGCGGCGAAAGGTCACCGGAATTTTTGCGGCCAATCGCTCCATTCCGGGCATAATCGGTCCTCATCTCCGGATGGAGGTCTGTCCACCCCAGGAAGGAGCCGCCGATGACCGCTTGGTAGAACTGGCAGAACCGGGGGATATTGTGATCAGTCGAGACATCCCCCTTGCATCTCGGCTCATAGAAAAAGATGTGACCGTTCTTGATGATCGGGGACGACGATACAGCAAAGAGAACATCCGGGAACTCCTTTCTATCCGGGATTTTACGGTCCAGCTTGCCAGTGATGGCATTGAAATAGAACGGCGTCCCCAGTACGGCCGGCGGGAATTGAAACAACTTGCCGATGCCTTAGACAGAGAACTGGCAAAGCATAAGGCTTCTCACGATGCATCATCCTGA
- a CDS encoding PstS family phosphate ABC transporter substrate-binding protein, producing the protein MKKMIGVVSLLVGITALTFASGAQQQGSQQTTQQQAQKPAVQLQYPWQDPVSDDPDGLLPGVDPSKVKGNIITAGSSTVAPLSETIAARFKKEGYKDQLTIDVIGSGAGFERFCKTGETDIANASRAIQQKEIDWAKAIGRSPVEFRVATDALTICVSKSNTFVKDVTMEELAAIFSTATYWSDVRPEWPKNEILRFIPGTDSGTFDYFVEETFKKNKEPLLKAKNLQLSEDDNVLVRGITGSPYAIGFFGYSYYAENKDKLTALAINGVAPSDETVNKGTYKPFARPLFIYSDPTIMKNKPQVAAFIAYYLTYVNEEVKAHGFFPAPKEELLKAKKTWLEAMK; encoded by the coding sequence ATGAAAAAGATGATTGGTGTCGTTTCCCTTTTGGTAGGGATAACCGCTCTCACCTTTGCTAGTGGGGCTCAGCAGCAGGGTAGTCAGCAGACAACTCAGCAACAAGCGCAAAAACCCGCCGTACAGCTTCAGTATCCCTGGCAGGATCCGGTATCGGATGATCCGGATGGACTGCTTCCCGGCGTTGATCCCAGTAAGGTAAAAGGGAACATCATTACGGCTGGTTCTTCTACTGTTGCACCCCTTTCTGAAACCATCGCCGCTCGCTTCAAGAAAGAAGGATACAAGGATCAGCTTACCATTGACGTAATTGGTTCTGGAGCGGGCTTTGAACGGTTCTGCAAAACCGGCGAAACTGATATAGCAAATGCTAGCCGGGCCATTCAACAAAAGGAGATCGATTGGGCCAAAGCAATTGGCCGAAGTCCTGTAGAATTTAGAGTTGCTACTGATGCTCTTACCATTTGCGTGAGTAAATCTAACACCTTTGTAAAAGATGTTACTATGGAAGAACTGGCCGCCATATTCTCCACCGCAACTTACTGGTCCGATGTACGTCCTGAATGGCCGAAAAACGAAATTCTCCGCTTTATCCCAGGAACCGACTCAGGAACCTTCGACTACTTTGTGGAAGAAACCTTTAAGAAAAACAAGGAACCCCTCTTAAAAGCCAAGAACTTACAGCTTTCCGAAGATGATAACGTCCTGGTACGGGGTATTACCGGCAGTCCCTATGCGATCGGTTTTTTTGGATACTCCTACTATGCGGAAAACAAGGATAAACTTACCGCACTAGCTATTAATGGGGTTGCTCCTAGTGATGAAACAGTAAACAAAGGAACTTACAAACCTTTCGCTCGGCCCCTTTTCATTTACTCTGATCCTACTATCATGAAAAACAAACCTCAGGTAGCGGCGTTTATCGCTTACTATCTCACTTACGTAAATGAAGAAGTAAAGGCCCACGGGTTCTTCCCCGCACCCAAAGAAGAGCTTCTTAAGGCAAAGAAGACCTGGCTTGAAGCAATGAAATAA
- the mraZ gene encoding division/cell wall cluster transcriptional repressor MraZ produces MLTGEFKNVLDEKGRLILPTRIRNELPGNMVVITQGVDRCLWIFTPSQWDSLARKLMESTSPFQSRSRMVQRRIIAPAQEIEIDKAGRIAIPQSLREFARLTKECVILGIDKYIEVWDADEYASYWQENEAEFRGAAEELSSLIL; encoded by the coding sequence ATGTTAACCGGCGAGTTTAAAAATGTACTTGATGAAAAGGGACGTCTCATTTTGCCTACTCGCATACGAAATGAACTGCCGGGTAACATGGTGGTGATAACCCAGGGGGTGGATCGCTGCCTTTGGATTTTTACTCCTTCCCAGTGGGATAGCCTTGCTCGAAAGTTGATGGAAAGCACTTCCCCTTTCCAAAGTCGTTCTCGTATGGTTCAGCGGCGTATTATCGCCCCTGCCCAGGAGATAGAAATCGACAAGGCGGGGAGAATCGCGATTCCCCAGAGCTTACGGGAATTTGCCCGGCTTACGAAGGAATGTGTGATTTTAGGAATAGATAAGTATATTGAGGTGTGGGATGCGGATGAGTACGCATCCTATTGGCAAGAAAACGAGGCTGAATTCCGTGGGGCTGCGGAAGAATTAAGTTCCCTTATTCTCTAA
- a CDS encoding flagellar filament outer layer protein FlaA: MKQGGFKALCLVLVVSVLLPAIIGADEKAVNLESRVIENFDGSSGYEWRAMASKFATKTDKETFPKIALIKAWPAAVYGYNKEGKDIRSLGIWGRFDRKGYNWIDVYPVKKGSSDNAPAEIPMPGRVQMLDMWVWGSNFYYYLEAYVRDYKGIVHIIPMGDLSFEGWKNLRISIPANIPQAKRTFPKRQGLSLVKFRIWTRPTERVDDFQVYFNQIKVLTDTFESLFDGDDLADPENVQQLWNASTTTNAR, translated from the coding sequence ATGAAACAAGGCGGTTTCAAAGCTCTTTGCCTGGTGTTGGTAGTAAGTGTTTTACTGCCGGCCATTATAGGGGCGGATGAGAAGGCTGTTAACCTGGAATCCAGGGTAATAGAAAATTTTGATGGATCCTCCGGGTATGAATGGCGGGCAATGGCAAGCAAATTTGCCACCAAAACCGATAAGGAGACGTTCCCCAAGATTGCACTGATAAAAGCCTGGCCTGCGGCGGTATACGGATATAATAAGGAAGGAAAAGATATCCGTAGCCTCGGAATTTGGGGCCGTTTTGATCGCAAAGGGTACAACTGGATTGATGTGTATCCGGTGAAAAAAGGGAGTTCCGACAATGCCCCCGCAGAAATTCCCATGCCGGGAAGGGTTCAGATGCTCGATATGTGGGTATGGGGCTCTAATTTCTATTATTACCTGGAAGCCTATGTGCGGGACTATAAGGGGATCGTTCATATTATTCCCATGGGGGATCTCAGTTTTGAAGGATGGAAGAATCTACGCATCTCTATCCCCGCAAACATTCCGCAGGCGAAGCGTACCTTCCCCAAGCGGCAAGGGCTTTCGCTTGTAAAATTCAGGATCTGGACCCGGCCCACCGAACGGGTTGATGACTTTCAGGTGTACTTTAACCAAATTAAAGTGCTCACGGATACCTTCGAAAGTCTTTTCGATGGGGATGATTTAGCCGATCCTGAAAATGTCCAGCAACTGTGGAATGCCAGTACAACGACCAATGCCAGATAA